Proteins co-encoded in one Candidatus Thiodictyon syntrophicum genomic window:
- a CDS encoding NifB/NifX family molybdenum-iron cluster-binding protein, translated as MKIAITAETDQGLDSQVAQHFGHAPFFVLVEVDNGAVRAAQTIANPFAENHQPGEIPDFIKQQHAEVMLSGGMGGRAIEFFAQAGIKAATGASGTVRQSLEKYLGGALTSAAPCDESVAHGHGHEHAHS; from the coding sequence ATGAAAATCGCTATTACCGCTGAAACCGATCAGGGTCTCGACAGCCAGGTCGCGCAGCACTTCGGTCATGCCCCCTTCTTTGTCTTGGTAGAGGTGGACAACGGGGCGGTGCGCGCGGCGCAGACCATTGCCAATCCCTTTGCCGAAAACCACCAGCCCGGGGAGATTCCCGACTTCATCAAGCAGCAACATGCCGAGGTGATGTTGAGCGGCGGCATGGGCGGGCGGGCCATCGAGTTCTTTGCCCAGGCGGGGATCAAGGCCGCCACCGGCGCGAGCGGCACGGTGCGCCAATCGCTGGAGAAATACCTGGGCGGGGCGCTGACGTCCGCCGCGCCCTGCGACGAGAGCGTGGCGCACGGCCACGGGCATGAGCACGCACACTCCTGA
- a CDS encoding type II toxin-antitoxin system RelE/ParE family toxin, translating into MTGKPLVLRPLAQADIDAVFAYCRAEGGPSLARQLADQLEDALRTLATHPAIGSRRYADLLGIPGLRSWPIKKSPYLIFYVDDAGQIDIWRVLHGRRDISALLGEDDPGAGDPDGA; encoded by the coding sequence ATGACCGGCAAGCCCCTGGTTCTCCGACCGCTCGCACAAGCCGACATCGACGCGGTCTTTGCGTACTGCCGTGCCGAAGGCGGACCAAGCCTGGCCAGACAGCTTGCCGACCAACTCGAAGATGCGCTGCGTACCCTCGCCACCCATCCAGCCATCGGCTCTCGCCGCTACGCGGATCTGCTGGGTATCCCTGGCCTGCGCAGTTGGCCGATCAAGAAATCGCCGTACCTGATCTTCTATGTCGATGACGCCGGACAGATCGACATCTGGCGCGTCTTGCATGGTCGGCGAGACATCTCAGCACTGCTGGGCGAGGACGACCCTGGAGCAGGCGACCCCGACGGGGCATAG
- a CDS encoding ATP-binding protein — MRIVVASGKGGTGKTTVATSLALVAAEQDAVCFRDCDVEAPNAALFLHPVLDSHREVGILVPQVDAQTCTYCGTCAEVCQFHAIAVVGGKTLVFPELCHGCGSCTLVCPEQAISERLAVLGVIDSGATAQGIAFAQGVMNVGQPMAVPILRELKNWCPAPPPTARGAQARDIEIRDAPPGASCPVVETLRGADFVLLVTEPTPFGLHDLKQVAAIAHDLGLPAGVVINRDGIGDEAVAAWCAAHDLPILLRIPMQRRIAEAIARGTTLVAAEPQFRPGFRDLLEAIINRVNA; from the coding sequence ATGCGTATCGTCGTCGCCAGCGGCAAGGGCGGCACCGGCAAGACCACCGTGGCCACCAGCCTGGCGCTGGTGGCCGCGGAGCAGGACGCCGTGTGCTTTCGCGATTGCGATGTGGAAGCACCCAACGCCGCCCTATTTCTGCACCCGGTCCTGGACAGCCATCGTGAGGTCGGCATTCTGGTGCCGCAAGTGGACGCCCAGACCTGCACCTATTGCGGCACCTGCGCCGAGGTCTGCCAATTCCACGCCATCGCCGTTGTTGGCGGCAAGACGCTGGTCTTTCCCGAACTCTGTCACGGCTGCGGCAGTTGCACCCTGGTCTGCCCGGAACAGGCAATCAGCGAGCGGCTCGCCGTGTTGGGCGTGATCGACAGCGGCGCGACGGCGCAGGGCATCGCCTTTGCCCAAGGGGTGATGAACGTCGGACAACCGATGGCCGTGCCGATCCTGCGCGAACTGAAGAACTGGTGCCCCGCGCCCCCACCCACCGCTCGCGGCGCCCAGGCCCGGGACATCGAAATCCGCGATGCCCCACCCGGGGCCTCCTGCCCGGTGGTGGAGACCCTACGCGGGGCGGATTTTGTCCTGCTCGTCACTGAACCGACACCCTTTGGCCTGCACGACCTGAAGCAGGTGGCCGCCATTGCGCATGACCTGGGTCTGCCCGCGGGGGTCGTGATCAACCGCGACGGGATCGGTGACGAGGCCGTCGCCGCCTGGTGCGCCGCGCACGACCTGCCGATTCTGCTGCGGATCCCGATGCAGCGGCGTATTGCCGAGGCCATCGCCCGCGGCACCACACTGGTCGCTGCCGAACCGCAGTTCCGCCCCGGATTCCGGGACCTGTTGGAGGCTATTATCAATCGGGTGAACGCATGA
- a CDS encoding metal ABC transporter permease, with translation MNWEIFADPLFRLPFVAGLLIAGVLPVLGALLMLRDEWLAALGLAHLAAAGALLGLALGAPAVLGASLGALGGGAVKSIGGARGNTAYGFMVLIGWSALLLAAANTSAGDALGQAVMDGQLYFAGRTELAAAVVLVGLAVPALHRLMPQLLRARFFPRHATANRLPAWRWHLAFDLLAALGVAVGTATLGLLGTFALILVPAWAAFQVATGWAWTLWLAGLLGVLAYLAAFVLALGLDQPFGPLLAALCLACGGLIGALRQSGSGHGADP, from the coding sequence ATGAATTGGGAGATCTTCGCCGACCCGTTGTTCCGGCTGCCCTTTGTGGCCGGACTCCTGATTGCCGGGGTGCTGCCGGTCCTGGGCGCGCTCCTGATGTTGCGCGATGAATGGCTGGCGGCCCTCGGACTGGCGCATCTCGCCGCCGCCGGGGCCCTGCTGGGGCTCGCGCTCGGTGCGCCGGCCGTGCTCGGTGCGAGCCTGGGGGCCTTGGGCGGCGGCGCCGTGAAGTCCATCGGCGGGGCGCGCGGGAACACCGCCTACGGCTTCATGGTCCTGATCGGCTGGTCGGCGCTGCTGCTGGCGGCGGCCAACACCTCAGCGGGGGATGCACTGGGACAGGCGGTGATGGACGGTCAGCTCTATTTTGCCGGTCGGACTGAACTGGCCGCCGCCGTGGTGCTGGTCGGGCTGGCGGTGCCCGCCCTGCACCGGCTGATGCCGCAGTTGCTGCGCGCCCGCTTCTTCCCGCGCCACGCGACCGCTAACCGGCTGCCGGCCTGGCGTTGGCACCTGGCGTTCGATCTCCTGGCGGCCCTCGGCGTGGCGGTCGGGACCGCGACCCTGGGCTTGCTGGGCACCTTTGCCCTGATCCTGGTGCCCGCCTGGGCCGCCTTTCAGGTCGCAACCGGATGGGCCTGGACGCTCTGGCTCGCCGGCTTGCTCGGCGTCCTGGCGTATCTTGCCGCCTTCGTGCTCGCCCTGGGGCTCGATCAGCCGTTCGGTCCGCTGCTGGCGGCCCTGTGCCTGGCCTGCGGCGGCCTGATCGGCGCGCTACGCCAGTCGGGCTCCGGCCACGGCGCCGACCCTTGA
- a CDS encoding TonB-dependent receptor, translated as MRHSLPQGALCAALLTPLLAPDAVAASTPEIAELRATLNQMKNQYERRISDLESRLARAERAASRTADGAVSGTAPAASRPMTAPSAEPVAASPASTSGRVLGGGVLGALSSGSAFNPQLAVILDGNYYHDGIGGAGSALVGAAYQPSQLAPHTHTEEAVGAHEAHSHGAAENGFNFREAELSFTATVDPYFDAALFLAIDGEGTVELEEGWLQTRALPYGLRMKAGKFLSDFGYINKQHPHQWDFVDQNLPYLNLLGAHGLQDTGVQLTWLAPLPFYTLLGAELAQGDQERFGAVADADQRALLAENAGYLGEENEGPRLWTAFAKVAPDLPERHALQLGASYARNNQHQEVQGHTHAAPAADGQEHAGDAHDHEAIVHYNGLAGYADIWGLDLVYKYDGTGAEGHRDFKFQTEYLRSAKDLSIRSSPHPEALGASRTFTSDGLYAQAVYGFAPKWTAGLRYDIFGMTNQVSGGATDQDFGSSDRWTLDITWNLSEFSRLRAQYAKNNILVEPGERERFDAFYLQFLVSMGSHGAHTF; from the coding sequence ATGCGTCATTCATTGCCGCAGGGTGCCTTGTGCGCGGCCCTGCTGACCCCCTTGCTCGCCCCGGACGCGGTGGCGGCGAGCACGCCGGAAATCGCCGAACTGCGCGCCACGCTGAACCAGATGAAGAACCAGTACGAGCGGCGCATCTCCGACCTGGAGTCACGCCTCGCGCGCGCCGAACGCGCGGCCAGCCGAACCGCGGACGGGGCTGTCTCCGGCACCGCGCCCGCCGCCTCCCGGCCCATGACCGCACCGAGCGCAGAACCCGTCGCAGCGTCCCCGGCCTCGACCAGCGGCCGGGTCTTGGGCGGCGGGGTCCTGGGCGCCCTGTCCTCGGGCAGCGCCTTCAACCCCCAGCTCGCCGTGATCCTGGACGGCAACTACTATCATGACGGGATCGGCGGGGCGGGCTCGGCCCTGGTGGGCGCGGCTTACCAGCCGTCTCAATTGGCCCCCCACACCCACACGGAGGAGGCCGTCGGCGCACACGAGGCCCACAGCCACGGGGCGGCGGAGAACGGTTTCAACTTCCGCGAGGCCGAGTTGTCCTTCACCGCCACGGTGGATCCCTATTTCGACGCGGCACTCTTTCTCGCCATCGACGGGGAGGGGACGGTCGAGTTGGAGGAGGGCTGGCTGCAAACCCGCGCCCTGCCGTACGGGTTGCGGATGAAGGCCGGCAAGTTCCTGAGCGACTTCGGCTATATCAATAAACAACATCCCCACCAGTGGGACTTCGTCGACCAGAACCTGCCCTATCTCAACCTGCTCGGCGCCCATGGGCTCCAGGACACCGGCGTGCAGTTGACCTGGTTGGCGCCACTGCCGTTCTACACCCTGCTCGGGGCTGAACTGGCCCAGGGCGACCAGGAGCGTTTCGGCGCCGTGGCGGATGCGGACCAGCGGGCGCTGTTGGCGGAGAACGCGGGCTATCTGGGCGAGGAGAACGAGGGACCGCGCCTGTGGACCGCCTTCGCCAAGGTCGCCCCGGACCTGCCGGAGCGGCACGCCCTGCAATTGGGTGCCTCCTATGCACGCAACAATCAACATCAGGAGGTCCAGGGCCACACCCACGCGGCCCCCGCGGCGGACGGGCAGGAGCACGCAGGCGACGCCCATGACCATGAGGCGATCGTCCATTACAACGGCCTCGCGGGATACGCCGACATCTGGGGCCTCGACCTCGTCTACAAATACGACGGCACCGGCGCCGAGGGTCATCGGGACTTCAAGTTCCAGACCGAATACCTGCGCTCCGCCAAGGACCTGTCGATCCGCTCCAGTCCCCACCCGGAGGCGCTGGGGGCGTCCCGTACCTTCACCAGCGACGGGCTCTATGCGCAGGCGGTCTACGGCTTTGCGCCCAAGTGGACCGCGGGTCTGCGCTACGACATCTTCGGGATGACCAACCAGGTCAGTGGCGGCGCGACCGACCAGGACTTCGGCTCATCGGACCGCTGGACCCTGGATATCACCTGGAATCTCTCGGAGTTCTCGCGCCTGCGCGCCCAGTATGCGAAGAACAATATCCTGGTGGAGCCGGGCGAGCGCGAGCGCTTCGACGCCTTCTATCTTCAGTTCCTGGTCAGCATGGGGAGCCACGGGGCTCACACCTTCTAG
- a CDS encoding Crp/Fnr family transcriptional regulator, with amino-acid sequence MQETTWPGLFPSLATGDPATRALAAAAHTLELPPDQPVFHAGSPCPNYVLVLAGSIRVQLIGEGGREALLYRVLPGHACVLTTCCILSGDDYPAEAFTESPVRVLSFGKAVFDRALEEAPAFRRFVFANLGGRIAQVIARMEELAFRPIDRRLIDFLLLRLGEAPGSPLAATHQEIAVELGTAREVVSRHLKRLETAGLVRLGRSTIEILDRRGLERIAFDPL; translated from the coding sequence ATGCAGGAAACGACCTGGCCCGGCCTGTTCCCGAGCCTGGCGACGGGCGACCCGGCGACCCGGGCCCTGGCCGCGGCGGCCCACACCCTGGAGTTGCCGCCGGACCAGCCGGTCTTCCACGCCGGTTCGCCCTGCCCCAACTATGTCCTGGTGCTGGCGGGGAGTATTCGCGTGCAGCTCATCGGCGAAGGCGGGCGCGAGGCACTGCTCTACCGGGTGCTGCCCGGTCACGCCTGCGTCCTGACCACCTGCTGCATCCTCTCCGGGGACGACTATCCCGCCGAGGCCTTCACCGAGTCCCCGGTGAGGGTCTTGAGTTTCGGCAAGGCGGTTTTCGACCGTGCCTTGGAGGAGGCGCCGGCCTTCCGCCGCTTCGTGTTCGCCAACCTGGGGGGGCGCATTGCCCAGGTGATCGCGCGCATGGAGGAACTCGCCTTCCGGCCGATCGACCGGCGGCTGATCGATTTCCTGTTGCTGCGGCTTGGCGAGGCACCGGGGTCGCCGCTGGCGGCGACCCATCAGGAGATCGCGGTGGAATTGGGCACCGCCCGCGAGGTGGTGTCGCGCCACTTAAAGCGCCTGGAGACCGCGGGACTGGTCAGGCTCGGGCGCTCCACCATCGAGATCCTCGACCGCCGCGGTCTGGAGCGAATCGCCTTCGATCCCCTGTGA
- a CDS encoding FAD-dependent oxidoreductase: protein MSSQPIRIVVIGGSAAGPKAAAKARRLDEHAAITIIQKEADLSMASCGYPYYAGGVFDDRNLLICTPAGIVRDSGFFEKAKRIEALVLTEALSIDRAAKTVTCKHLPSGATRTLPYDKLVIATGATTLYPSVPGADLEGILSLHSLEDADALRAVRDAKQVRNAVVVGGGLIGFEVCEALHLAGIQTTVIEKTAAILPFLDAELSKLVANYVRTHGADIIKGNGVAAFLGEDGKLTGVKLDNGTELPCELAVVAVGVRPNATLAAAAGLTIGALGGIAVNEFMQTSDPDIYAGGDCVECTSLISGAKVRAPYGDLANLQGRVIGENLITEGSAKFPGVTHTGICKIFDYTVGFTGLSAEQARAAGMTDIETVTVAGLDIPGYMNGKLLVSKMVADRKTGRVLGFQCIGPGDVSKRVATMAMAIRGQLTIADLANADLPYAPPYSLALDHVIVCAHVMENKLLGRMKGISVTEVKARVDAGADCFILDTRTPREFEEQRLGIGETLIPQGALRARLNELPPDKDREIIVYCAISLRGYECAAILQGYGWRNVKVMEGGVAAWPYPRER, encoded by the coding sequence ATGTCGTCGCAACCGATCAGAATCGTTGTCATCGGCGGCTCCGCGGCCGGCCCCAAGGCGGCGGCCAAGGCCCGCCGCCTGGATGAACACGCGGCCATCACCATCATCCAGAAGGAGGCCGATCTGTCCATGGCCTCCTGCGGCTACCCCTATTATGCCGGCGGGGTCTTCGATGACCGCAATCTGCTGATCTGCACCCCGGCCGGGATCGTGCGGGACTCCGGCTTCTTCGAGAAGGCCAAGCGCATCGAGGCGCTGGTACTGACCGAGGCCCTGTCGATCGACCGGGCGGCCAAGACCGTCACCTGCAAGCACCTGCCGAGCGGCGCTACCCGCACCCTGCCTTATGACAAGCTGGTCATCGCCACCGGCGCCACCACGCTCTATCCGAGCGTACCGGGCGCGGATCTCGAGGGTATTCTGAGCCTGCATTCGCTGGAGGATGCCGATGCGTTGCGTGCGGTGCGCGATGCCAAGCAGGTCCGCAACGCCGTCGTCGTGGGCGGCGGGCTGATCGGTTTCGAGGTCTGCGAGGCCCTGCATCTGGCCGGCATCCAGACGACGGTGATCGAAAAGACGGCCGCGATACTCCCCTTCCTCGACGCCGAGTTGTCCAAGCTGGTCGCCAATTATGTCCGCACCCACGGTGCCGACATCATCAAGGGCAATGGGGTCGCCGCCTTCCTCGGCGAGGATGGAAAACTCACCGGGGTCAAGCTCGACAACGGTACCGAACTGCCGTGCGAACTGGCGGTGGTGGCGGTCGGCGTCAGACCGAACGCAACGCTCGCCGCGGCGGCGGGTCTCACGATCGGCGCCCTGGGCGGGATCGCAGTCAATGAGTTCATGCAGACCTCCGATCCGGACATCTATGCCGGCGGCGATTGTGTGGAATGCACCTCGCTCATCTCGGGCGCGAAGGTGCGTGCGCCCTATGGCGATCTGGCCAACCTTCAGGGGCGGGTCATCGGCGAGAATCTGATCACGGAGGGCAGCGCGAAATTTCCCGGGGTTACCCACACCGGCATCTGCAAGATCTTCGATTACACGGTCGGCTTCACCGGACTGAGTGCGGAGCAGGCGCGTGCCGCGGGGATGACCGACATCGAGACAGTGACCGTGGCCGGGCTGGATATCCCAGGCTATATGAACGGCAAGCTGCTGGTCAGTAAGATGGTCGCTGACCGCAAGACCGGCCGGGTCCTGGGCTTTCAGTGTATCGGTCCCGGGGATGTCAGCAAGCGGGTCGCGACGATGGCGATGGCGATCCGGGGTCAGTTGACCATCGCTGATCTGGCCAACGCGGACCTGCCCTATGCGCCACCCTACTCGCTGGCGCTCGATCACGTCATCGTCTGCGCCCACGTCATGGAAAACAAGCTACTCGGGCGCATGAAGGGTATCTCCGTCACCGAGGTCAAAGCGCGCGTCGACGCCGGCGCCGACTGCTTCATCCTCGACACCCGCACCCCCCGCGAGTTCGAGGAGCAGCGGCTCGGCATCGGCGAGACCCTGATCCCGCAGGGCGCCCTGCGCGCCCGTCTCAATGAACTGCCGCCGGACAAGGATCGCGAGATCATCGTCTATTGTGCGATCTCGCTGCGCGGCTATGAATGCGCGGCCATCCTGCAAGGGTATGGCTGGCGCAATGTCAAGGTGATGGAAGGCGGTGTCGCGGCCTGGCCCTATCCGCGGGAACGCTGA
- a CDS encoding YgaP family membrane protein, producing MNFAKNAGTIDRAVRAIVGIALIALTLTGHLGVWGWIGIVPLATALIGWCPAYTLFGLNTCKS from the coding sequence ATGAACTTTGCCAAGAACGCCGGAACCATCGATCGCGCGGTGCGTGCCATCGTCGGGATTGCCCTGATCGCCCTGACCCTCACCGGACACTTGGGTGTCTGGGGCTGGATCGGCATCGTCCCCCTGGCGACCGCCCTGATCGGCTGGTGCCCGGCCTATACCCTGTTCGGCCTCAACACCTGCAAGAGCTGA
- a CDS encoding metal ABC transporter substrate-binding protein, which yields MIRRFCAALGGLLTLAAVAAAPPAAALEIVATAPSLGALAREIAGPGARVTVLAGPQQDLHRLQAKPSMMRRLRDADLVVAIGAELEMGWLPVAIAGAANPRIQPGQPGYFEAAAQVDLLDRGGSADRAQGDVHPVGNPHLDLDPVRMAAVGQALAGRLAQLDPAGAADYRARAQAFADQVDARTATWQAQLAGAPGALLYHRDAIYLLERFGVPLLGTIEPVPGVPPTGRQLSALKAALTGRRGVILYAPYQSPQAPQALARDLGWPVVQLPLEPPLEADGKGYLDHLGRWVAALASAR from the coding sequence ATGATCAGACGTTTTTGCGCAGCCCTGGGCGGGCTGCTGACCCTGGCCGCGGTCGCCGCCGCGCCCCCCGCGGCGGCCCTGGAGATCGTCGCCACCGCCCCGAGCCTGGGCGCACTGGCGCGCGAGATCGCCGGTCCCGGCGCCCGGGTAACCGTCCTGGCCGGGCCGCAGCAGGACCTGCATCGGCTCCAGGCCAAACCCAGCATGATGCGCCGACTGCGTGACGCGGACCTGGTCGTCGCCATCGGGGCGGAGTTGGAGATGGGTTGGCTGCCGGTCGCCATCGCCGGTGCCGCCAACCCCCGCATCCAGCCCGGCCAGCCGGGTTATTTCGAGGCCGCCGCCCAGGTGGACCTGTTGGATCGGGGCGGGTCCGCGGATCGCGCCCAGGGCGACGTACACCCGGTGGGCAATCCGCATCTCGACCTGGACCCGGTGCGGATGGCGGCGGTCGGCCAGGCCCTGGCCGGGCGTCTGGCCCAACTCGACCCGGCCGGTGCGGCCGACTATCGGGCCCGGGCGCAGGCCTTCGCGGACCAGGTGGACGCCCGGACGGCCACCTGGCAGGCGCAGTTGGCCGGGGCGCCCGGGGCCCTGCTCTATCACCGCGACGCCATCTATCTCCTGGAGCGCTTCGGCGTGCCCCTGCTCGGCACCATCGAGCCGGTGCCGGGGGTGCCGCCGACCGGTCGGCAGTTGAGCGCGCTGAAGGCGGCGCTGACGGGCCGGCGGGGCGTCATCCTCTACGCCCCCTACCAGTCGCCCCAGGCACCCCAGGCACTGGCGCGGGACCTGGGCTGGCCGGTCGTCCAACTGCCGCTGGAACCGCCGCTGGAGGCGGACGGCAAGGGCTACCTGGACCATCTCGGGCGCTGGGTCGCGGCGCTCGCGAGTGCCCGGTGA
- a CDS encoding ATP-binding cassette domain-containing protein has protein sequence MSRDPAAPPRVLLRLEDLVAGYAAPVVGPVSCRLQAGEVVGLWGANGSGKSTLLNAVAGAARVFSGRIERAPGLTLDYQEQRPVRLPIMPLTGRDLLRCAGVTVDRRPPGSLGEHLNRRLDRLSGGQYQLLSVWAALAGTADLVLLDEPTNNLDPAHERLLAQVLTEPRAEGGERRAVLLVSHERAFLEDACTRVLEVAPGRPAEQVCSPRGCCA, from the coding sequence GTGAGCCGCGATCCGGCGGCCCCGCCCCGGGTCCTGCTGCGCCTGGAGGACCTGGTGGCGGGCTACGCGGCCCCGGTGGTGGGGCCGGTCTCGTGCCGCCTCCAGGCGGGTGAGGTCGTGGGTCTGTGGGGCGCCAACGGCAGCGGCAAGTCCACCCTGCTCAATGCCGTCGCGGGAGCCGCCCGGGTCTTCTCCGGGCGGATCGAGCGCGCACCGGGTCTGACCCTCGACTACCAGGAGCAACGCCCGGTGCGCCTGCCCATCATGCCGCTGACCGGACGCGACCTGTTGCGGTGCGCCGGGGTGACGGTCGACCGGCGGCCACCCGGATCACTGGGCGAGCACCTGAACCGACGGCTCGACCGGCTGAGCGGCGGACAGTACCAACTGCTGAGCGTCTGGGCGGCGCTCGCCGGGACGGCGGACCTGGTGCTGCTGGACGAACCCACCAACAATCTGGACCCGGCGCACGAGCGTCTGCTCGCGCAGGTCTTGACCGAACCGCGGGCGGAGGGGGGCGAGCGGCGCGCGGTCCTGCTGGTCAGCCACGAGCGGGCCTTTCTGGAGGATGCCTGCACGCGGGTTCTGGAGGTCGCCCCAGGCCGTCCCGCCGAACAGGTGTGCAGTCCACGCGGGTGTTGCGCATGA
- a CDS encoding energy-coupling factor ABC transporter permease, translated as MHIMEGFLPPLHAAAWGLASLPFLVMGARSVVRVTREHPRAKLLLASAGAFAFVLSALKIPSVTGSCSHPTGTGLGAILFGPAVMAVLGAIVLLFQALLLAHGGLTTLGANIFSMAIVGPWVAYGVYRLARTLGGPLSLAVFLAAGLADLATYLVTATQLALAFPDPVSGFLGALTKFGGIFALTQVPLAVIEGLLTVLVVNLLIQYSRDDLDELAFAPGVVR; from the coding sequence ATGCATATCATGGAGGGGTTCCTACCCCCGCTTCACGCCGCCGCCTGGGGCCTTGCGTCCCTGCCGTTTCTGGTCATGGGCGCGCGTAGCGTCGTCCGGGTGACCCGGGAACACCCGCGGGCCAAGCTGCTGCTCGCGAGCGCCGGGGCCTTCGCCTTCGTCCTGTCCGCGCTCAAGATCCCGTCGGTGACCGGGAGCTGTTCCCACCCCACCGGCACCGGGCTCGGGGCCATCCTCTTCGGCCCCGCGGTGATGGCGGTGCTGGGCGCCATCGTGCTGCTGTTCCAGGCCCTGCTGCTGGCCCATGGCGGCCTGACCACCCTGGGCGCCAACATCTTCTCCATGGCCATCGTCGGCCCCTGGGTCGCCTATGGGGTGTACCGGCTCGCCCGCACCCTGGGCGGACCGCTGAGTCTGGCGGTTTTCCTGGCCGCCGGCCTGGCCGATCTCGCGACCTATCTGGTCACGGCCACCCAACTCGCGCTGGCCTTCCCTGATCCGGTCAGCGGCTTCCTGGGCGCGCTTACCAAGTTCGGGGGCATCTTCGCCCTGACCCAGGTCCCGCTGGCCGTCATCGAAGGGCTGCTCACGGTGCTGGTGGTCAACCTGCTGATCCAGTACAGCCGTGACGACCTCGACGAACTGGCCTTTGCCCCGGGGGTGGTGCGATGA
- a CDS encoding ATP-binding protein encodes MKQLVILSGKGGTGKTSVTAAFAHLASLGPFADRVVLADADVDAANLELVLKPRILEQQEFRGGQVAEIDQDRCAFCGECESVCRFDAIIERDGYYVVDPIACDGCAACVYQCPTGGIAMHDQVVGNFFVSDCRYGPLYHADLFPGQENSGKLVALVKQHARQRALDEHRLLLLVDGPPGIGCPVISAVSGADLALIVTEPTVAGIHDLIRTLETVRHFGVRALVCINKADLYPAGVDAIAAQCRVSDIATVGTIPFDLTVADAMVAGEAVTAFRPAAPAAVAIAAVWERISAALMNFETPINQDV; translated from the coding sequence ATGAAGCAGCTCGTCATCTTGAGTGGCAAGGGCGGTACCGGCAAGACCAGTGTCACGGCCGCCTTTGCCCACCTGGCATCCCTGGGGCCCTTCGCCGACCGGGTGGTGCTGGCCGATGCGGATGTGGACGCCGCCAATCTGGAGTTGGTCCTGAAGCCGCGGATTCTGGAACAGCAGGAATTTCGCGGCGGCCAGGTGGCCGAGATCGACCAGGATCGCTGTGCATTCTGCGGCGAGTGTGAGTCCGTCTGCCGGTTCGACGCGATTATCGAGCGCGATGGGTACTACGTGGTGGACCCCATTGCCTGTGACGGCTGCGCGGCCTGTGTCTATCAGTGCCCTACCGGGGGCATTGCCATGCACGACCAGGTGGTCGGCAACTTCTTCGTGTCGGATTGCCGCTATGGCCCCCTCTACCATGCCGACCTGTTTCCGGGACAGGAGAACTCCGGCAAGCTCGTTGCCCTGGTCAAACAGCATGCCCGCCAGCGTGCCTTGGACGAGCACCGGCTGCTGCTCCTGGTGGACGGACCGCCCGGTATCGGTTGTCCGGTCATCTCGGCGGTCTCCGGTGCCGACCTGGCGCTGATCGTGACCGAGCCGACGGTCGCCGGCATCCACGACCTGATCCGCACCCTCGAGACGGTTCGGCATTTCGGCGTGCGGGCGCTGGTTTGCATCAATAAGGCCGACCTCTATCCCGCGGGGGTGGACGCCATTGCGGCGCAGTGTCGCGTGAGCGATATCGCGACCGTCGGCACTATCCCGTTCGATCTTACGGTCGCCGACGCCATGGTGGCGGGCGAGGCGGTCACCGCCTTTCGCCCCGCCGCCCCGGCCGCAGTTGCCATTGCCGCCGTGTGGGAGCGGATCAGCGCGGCCCTCATGAACTTCGAAACACCCATCAATCAGGACGTCTGA
- a CDS encoding energy-coupling factor ABC transporter substrate-binding protein: protein MRRINLWLVAAVLVLAVLPLILPLPRGLAEPFAGADAQAQAAITAANPDYQPWFSPLWEPPSGEIESLLFALQAALGAGLLGYYLGLRRGESQRRKPDSDRARRDAQSVAARD, encoded by the coding sequence ATGAGACGCATCAACCTGTGGTTAGTGGCGGCGGTCCTGGTGCTCGCCGTCCTGCCCCTGATCCTGCCGCTGCCCCGGGGGCTCGCCGAGCCCTTCGCCGGGGCCGATGCCCAGGCGCAGGCGGCGATCACCGCGGCGAATCCGGACTACCAGCCCTGGTTCAGTCCCCTGTGGGAGCCGCCGAGCGGTGAGATCGAAAGTCTGTTATTCGCCCTGCAGGCGGCCCTGGGGGCGGGTCTGCTCGGCTATTACCTCGGCCTGCGGCGGGGTGAGTCGCAGCGACGCAAACCGGACTCAGACCGGGCCCGGCGCGACGCGCAGTCCGTCGCTGCGCGCGATTGA
- a CDS encoding ribbon-helix-helix domain-containing protein: protein MATMNISLPEDLRDFVNRKVAVQRYSSTSEYLGELIRRERDIEMLREKLLAGRDSGPAEPIDDAWLAGLRARAVGEIAE, encoded by the coding sequence ATGGCCACTATGAACATCTCTCTGCCGGAAGACTTGCGCGACTTCGTGAATCGAAAGGTCGCCGTGCAGCGCTACTCCAGCACGAGCGAGTATCTCGGCGAGCTCATTCGGCGGGAGCGCGATATCGAAATGCTGCGTGAGAAGTTGCTGGCCGGGCGCGACTCCGGACCAGCGGAACCGATTGACGACGCCTGGCTTGCCGGCTTGCGGGCGCGAGCCGTCGGCGAGATCGCCGAATGA